The Labilibaculum sp. sequence GAATTGCCCCGTTATTTATGTGGGAGATTAACAAAAAGAAAATGAAAGAATTTCAAACGATAGAGTTTAATATAGAAGATAAAATTGGAACGATTACATTGAATCGTCCCGGGATACACAATGCTTTTAATGAGGTAATGATTGGCGAAATCATTGATTGTTTCGAAGAAATTGAGAAGATGAATTACGGTAGTATTCGAGTTGTGATCATAAAAGGAAAAGGAAAATCTTTTTGTGCGGGTGCTGATCTGAAATGGATGAAAAGTGTTGCCAATTATTCTTATCAGGAAAATTATCTGGAGAGTTATCAACTCTCAAAATGCTTTAATGCTGTATATTCCTGTAAGTTTCCTACAATTGCGATTGTTCATGGCGCAGCTATTGGTGGAGCAAATGGTTTATTGGCAGCCTGCGATTTTGTTCTGGCACATAAAAACACCGTTTTCTCATTAAGTGAAGTAAAAATTGGTATTGTTCCAGCTTGTATTTCTCCATACGTGATGAAACGGGTTGGCGAATACAAATCGAAAGAGTTGATGCTTACTGGAATGAGATTCGATGGAAAAGAGGCGCAACAAGCAGGTTTGGTGAATTGGTCGTTTGGTGAAAAGAAACTAAACGAAAAGTTAGAGGATCTGATTTTAAAATTAAAATCGAGTGGTCCCATAGCAGTTTCTACTTGCAAAAAATTGCTTTATGATGTTGAGAACGTTTGGAATCATGAAGAAGCGATGGAAAATACAGCGAAAATGATTGCTGAGCTTCGTCAGTCGGATGAAGGTCAGGAAGGAATGAATTCATTTTTGGAGAAACGGAAACCCAATTGGACTCTTGATAATTAAAAATTAATAATGTGTAATTAATAATTATTCATTGTCAATTACTAAGTGAATTTGAATGTACTACAAAAGACTATTAATAGCGAATCGTGGCGAAATTGCCTTAAGAATCATGCGAACAGCAAGAGAATTAGGCATTCATACTATTGCGCTATATACTGAAATCGATCGGCAGGCAGAGCATGTTTTGCAGGCCGACGAGGCATATCCTTTAAGGGGAAATAATTTACAGGAAACATACCTGAATTTAAATCAGATTGTTGAAATTGCACAAAGAGCAAAGGCAGATGCTATTCATCCGGGGTACGGATTTTTAGCCGAGAATGCTGTTTTTTCACAATTATGCATCGATAATGGAATCGATTTTGTGGGGCCTGATGCTCATGCTATCCTGTTAATGGGAAATAAGGTGAATGCACGGGAATTTGCCAAATCCATTGGTGTTCCGGTTTTGGAAGGTGTTGTTGGAGACTCCGTGAGATTGATAGAGGAAGCGGAAAAAATGCAGTTCCCTCTTTTGATTAAAGCTGCCTCTGGTGGTGGTGGCAAGGGAATGCGGATCGTTTATAAAAAAGAAGAACTGTCAGCTGCTTTGGAGTCAACATCGCGCGAAGCTGCAAGCTATTTTGGCGATGGCACCGTTTTAATCGAAAGATACATACAAAATCCCCGACATATCGAAGTTCAGATTTTAGCTGACCAACATGGGAATGTAGTGCATTTATTTGAGCGTGAATGCTCGATACAGCGACGCTTTCAAAAGGTGATTGAGGAAGCTCCTTCGCCAACATTAACGCCTGAATTGAGGAAGGAAATGGGCAATATGGCTGTTTTTCTGGCTCAGGAAATGAATTACACCAATGCAGGAACAATTGAGTTTTTGGTAGATGAAGACTTGAATTACTATTTTCTGGAGATGAACACCAGAATTCAGGTGGAACATCCGGTAACAGAAATGATTACAGGAATTGATTTGGTGGAAAAGCAGTTGTCGATAGCTTCGGGGCGAAAACTGAAGTTGAGGCAAGAAGATATTCACATGAAGGGACATGCCATTGAAGCCAGAATTTATGCTGAAGATCCTGAAAAGGAGTTTATTCCATCGCCGGGTGAAATCAGTTTTTACAAAGCCCCCAAATTGTTCGATGGGCGATTACGTTTGGATTCAGCTGTAACGGGGCCATGCACAATTCATTCCGATTACGATCCAATGATTGCGAAGTTGGTTGTGTGGGATGAAAACAGGGATCTGGCCATTGAAGGATTGCATCACGCCTTGCACAGTTATGAAATACATGGAATCAAGAATAACATCATGTACTTGCATACTTTACTGAATACTGATCATTTCAGACAAAATAAAATCTCAACACATTTTTGTCAGAATCATAATGATACGTTGATGCGAAAAATGCAGGAAGATAAACTTGAAATTCCTGCAGCTCTTTTCCAAATCAGTTTTGCTTTGTTCGAATTAAAAAGAGATAAGGCCAATTCAATTTGGGAAGAAATTGGCTATTGGAGACAGCAGGGAACAAAACTTAGAATTGTAGATGAGGAAGTACTTGATATTGAAATCATCAGTAAAAATCCATATGATATAAAAATAAATGATGCATGCTATACTGTTGAAAATGTGAATATTGACAGATGCCATCTGATGCTGGAGTTTAATAGTGTCAGATATCTGTTCTATCAATCTAAAAATACAGAAGGAAAGAGTTTTGTGAGTTGTCAGGGGATTGTTCGTGAACTGATGAGATGGTCGGAGATGCAATCCAATATAGGATATATTGGGTTTACTGACCTGAAGGAAAGTGATGGAAGGATTTTATCGCCAATGCCTGGCAGAGTTGTTAAAATTGAAGTCAAAACAGGTCAAATTGTTGCTAAAGGTGATGTATTGATTATAGTTGAAGCTATGAAGATGGAGAACAGTATTCTTGCACCTTTTGAAGGAATTGTTGAAGTTGTATTTGTTAGCGAGGGTGATCAGGTACAAAATAGAATGGAACTAATAATCCTGAAAAACATAAAAAGCAAACCCTCAGATATATCAAGCTAAAGAAAAAAAGGGTGTACGATTGAAACATGATAATTAATACTTTGAAAATATGAAAGACAAAATCAGAATTGCAAATGCCGGTGGTTTTTGGGGTGATGACCTTGGTGTACTTCGAAGACAGTTGGAAGGTGGAGATGTGGATTACATATCTTCTGATTTTTTAGCAGAAGTAACGATGAGTATTCTTCGTAAACAACAGTTAAAAAACGAATCTTTAGGCTATGTTACTGATTTTGTGGATCAGATTGTAGATGTGGCTGATTTGATGAAAGAGAAAGGTGTTAGAATGATTACAAATGCCGGAGGCATTAATCCGATAGGTTGTGCCCGTAAAATTCTCACGGAACTCAAAAAGAAAGGGATTTCAATTAAAATAGCAGTAGTTGAAGGTGATAATATCATTGAACGGATAGATGAGTTTTATCCTTCTAAAGCTAATTTTAAGAACATGGATACCGGAGATGAGTTTAAGGATATCTTAGAAAACATACAAAGTGCGAATATTTATTTGGGTGTGCCACCTTTATTAAAAGCTTTGGAAAGCGGAGCTGATTTAATATTGGCAGGCCGTGTAACCGATACTTCGGTAACCATGGCGCCAATGATCTATGAATTGGGCTGGAAACTGGATGATTGGGATAAATTGGCTGCAGGTTTGGTTGCCGGTCATATTATTGAATGTGGAGCTCAGTCAACAGGTGGTAATTTTACCGATTGGCAAAAAGTGAAGCGCTGGGATAATATGGGATATCCGATTGTTGAAATGAAGCAAAATGGTGAATTTACGGTATATAAACATGAGAACACGGGAGGTTTAATCAGTATTGACACCATTCGCGAGCAATTGGTATACGAAATGGGCAATCCGGCCCAATATATCAGTCCCGATGTTGTAGCCGATTTTAGTCAGTTGGAGTTAGAACAGCTTGGCGAGAATAGGGTATTAGTGAAGAATGCAAAGGGTCATCCATCTACACCATATCTGAAAGTGTCCATGGCATATGAAGATGGATACAAAGCAACAAGTTCTATTGTAATTAGTGGTGGAAAAGTTTTGAACAAAGCACAAGAGTTTGAAAAAATATTTTGGGAGCGTTTAAAACATACTTATTTAAAGAAAAACACTGAATTTGTGGGATACAATGCCTGTCACCAACATTTGGCTGAGGATATTGATCCCAATGAAATATTACTTCGATTATCTGTTTACGATAACGATGTTTCAAAAATCAAAGACTTTTCGATGAGTATTGCACCATTAATTTTGAGCGGACCTCCGGGAGTTGCCGTAACAGGTGGCAGGGCAAGAATGCAGCAGGTAATTACGTATTGGCCTACTTTAATCCCAAAAACTTGTATCTCATCAATTGTATATGTTTTAAATGAAGATGGAGAAATTAAAGAAACATCAGAAATACCTTCTGTTTTAGGAAATGAACAGGAATTAGTAACTGCACAATCATCGGATTTTTATCATGACAATGTAAAAAAGAAGAAAGCTGAAAAAATGTGTGCTGTCCCATTCAGGGAAATTTGTTTGGCCCGTTCAGGAGATAAAGGAGATACTGTAAATATTGGAGTATTGGCTCGATCGAAAGCAGTATATGAATTCTTAAAAGCAGAATTAACTTCGGAAAGAATTGCCGATATGTTTTTCGGCTTATCAAAAGGAAAAGTTACAAGATTCGAAATTGACAATTTAATGGCTTTGAATTTTCTGTTGGAGGAAGCTTTGGATGGTGGTGGAACAAAATCATTAATGATTGATGCTCAGGGTAAAACATTTGCATCAGCACTTTTGAATCAAGAAATTGTGGTTCCTGAAGATGTTTTAGGCTCGATATTCTCTGATTAATTCACAAAATAAATACGAGATAGGATTTGTGAAATCATTGATAGTTGCTAACTTAATATTTATGAATGGGGAAGTTTAAAGATTGAAGTGACAGGATTTATTCCTCATTCCGGCATTATTAATTACTAATTGAAATATATATGTTTCCATATTTGAATGATGAACATGATACGATAAGAAAGGCCGTTCGTGATTTTGCAGAGCGGGATATAAAACCATTGGTTCAGGAATTGGATGAGAAAGAGGAGTTTTCAATTGAATTGACTCGAAAAATGGGAGAAATGGGATTATTTGGCATGACACTTCCTGAAAAGTATGGCGGACATAAAACCGATTATTTATCTTATATAATTGCTGTTGAGGAGATTGCACGGGTGGATGGCTCGCACGCAGCAACACTTGCAGCTCACAATTCGCTTGGAATAGGGCCGTTGTATGAATTTGGCAGTGAAGAGCAAAAATTAAAATACTTGCCTGGACTTTGTTCCGGAAAAGAGTTGTGGGCCTTTGGATTGACTGAACCTGAGGCTGGTTCAGATTCCCGGGGATCAAAAACATTTGCTAAAGACAATGAAAATAACTGGGAGATTAACGGATCGAAAATCTTCATTACAAATGGATCAACTCCTTTGTGTTCGGGGGTTACAGTTCAGGCTGTAACAGCAATAAACGGTAAGGATAAAGAATTTACCACCTTTATTGTTGAAAAAGGAACACCGGGTTGGAAATCAAAAGCCATGCATGGCAAAATGATGTGGAGGGCTTCAGATACTTCGGAAATGTTCTTTGATTCTTGCTGCATACCAAAAGAAAATATGTTGGGCGAACGTGGTATGGGATCTAAGGTGATGTTAAAAACTTT is a genomic window containing:
- a CDS encoding enoyl-CoA hydratase-related protein, which translates into the protein MKEFQTIEFNIEDKIGTITLNRPGIHNAFNEVMIGEIIDCFEEIEKMNYGSIRVVIIKGKGKSFCAGADLKWMKSVANYSYQENYLESYQLSKCFNAVYSCKFPTIAIVHGAAIGGANGLLAACDFVLAHKNTVFSLSEVKIGIVPACISPYVMKRVGEYKSKELMLTGMRFDGKEAQQAGLVNWSFGEKKLNEKLEDLILKLKSSGPIAVSTCKKLLYDVENVWNHEEAMENTAKMIAELRQSDEGQEGMNSFLEKRKPNWTLDN
- a CDS encoding biotin carboxylase N-terminal domain-containing protein, whose translation is MYYKRLLIANRGEIALRIMRTARELGIHTIALYTEIDRQAEHVLQADEAYPLRGNNLQETYLNLNQIVEIAQRAKADAIHPGYGFLAENAVFSQLCIDNGIDFVGPDAHAILLMGNKVNAREFAKSIGVPVLEGVVGDSVRLIEEAEKMQFPLLIKAASGGGGKGMRIVYKKEELSAALESTSREAASYFGDGTVLIERYIQNPRHIEVQILADQHGNVVHLFERECSIQRRFQKVIEEAPSPTLTPELRKEMGNMAVFLAQEMNYTNAGTIEFLVDEDLNYYFLEMNTRIQVEHPVTEMITGIDLVEKQLSIASGRKLKLRQEDIHMKGHAIEARIYAEDPEKEFIPSPGEISFYKAPKLFDGRLRLDSAVTGPCTIHSDYDPMIAKLVVWDENRDLAIEGLHHALHSYEIHGIKNNIMYLHTLLNTDHFRQNKISTHFCQNHNDTLMRKMQEDKLEIPAALFQISFALFELKRDKANSIWEEIGYWRQQGTKLRIVDEEVLDIEIISKNPYDIKINDACYTVENVNIDRCHLMLEFNSVRYLFYQSKNTEGKSFVSCQGIVRELMRWSEMQSNIGYIGFTDLKESDGRILSPMPGRVVKIEVKTGQIVAKGDVLIIVEAMKMENSILAPFEGIVEVVFVSEGDQVQNRMELIILKNIKSKPSDISS
- a CDS encoding acyclic terpene utilization AtuA family protein — translated: MKDKIRIANAGGFWGDDLGVLRRQLEGGDVDYISSDFLAEVTMSILRKQQLKNESLGYVTDFVDQIVDVADLMKEKGVRMITNAGGINPIGCARKILTELKKKGISIKIAVVEGDNIIERIDEFYPSKANFKNMDTGDEFKDILENIQSANIYLGVPPLLKALESGADLILAGRVTDTSVTMAPMIYELGWKLDDWDKLAAGLVAGHIIECGAQSTGGNFTDWQKVKRWDNMGYPIVEMKQNGEFTVYKHENTGGLISIDTIREQLVYEMGNPAQYISPDVVADFSQLELEQLGENRVLVKNAKGHPSTPYLKVSMAYEDGYKATSSIVISGGKVLNKAQEFEKIFWERLKHTYLKKNTEFVGYNACHQHLAEDIDPNEILLRLSVYDNDVSKIKDFSMSIAPLILSGPPGVAVTGGRARMQQVITYWPTLIPKTCISSIVYVLNEDGEIKETSEIPSVLGNEQELVTAQSSDFYHDNVKKKKAEKMCAVPFREICLARSGDKGDTVNIGVLARSKAVYEFLKAELTSERIADMFFGLSKGKVTRFEIDNLMALNFLLEEALDGGGTKSLMIDAQGKTFASALLNQEIVVPEDVLGSIFSD
- a CDS encoding acyl-CoA dehydrogenase family protein; translation: MFPYLNDEHDTIRKAVRDFAERDIKPLVQELDEKEEFSIELTRKMGEMGLFGMTLPEKYGGHKTDYLSYIIAVEEIARVDGSHAATLAAHNSLGIGPLYEFGSEEQKLKYLPGLCSGKELWAFGLTEPEAGSDSRGSKTFAKDNENNWEINGSKIFITNGSTPLCSGVTVQAVTAINGKDKEFTTFIVEKGTPGWKSKAMHGKMMWRASDTSEMFFDSCCIPKENMLGERGMGSKVMLKTLDSGRLSIAAMGLGCAQGAYELALAYAKERKQFGKALSKFQAVSFKLADMALKIELARNLLYKACWLKDTGKEYGKEAAMAKLYCSEIAKEVADEAVQIHGGYGLMKEYPVERFYRDQRLLQIGEGTSEIQRLVISRYIGC